Proteins co-encoded in one Acidobacteriota bacterium genomic window:
- a CDS encoding energy transducer TonB encodes MFEELVETQPHRSSGTNRKSYFLVSGAVLFFGLTGALIFSLFAVDLSLDMNDMDMVELVAPVDTTPPEKLPEPETAPKEQPKSQPGPSAAPRMTMRQAIVASLDESPREAPTAVSTVLNSEKARPTNGYVQIGKFDADGTPDGVAGRGPGGTGTGDGTGGLGDGTALAKVETNDEPPPPVKKDPPAPKKPLVLSMGVVNGKATSLPKPDIPVAAKTANAAGTVSVQVLIDEKGNVISANAVSGNILLRSASESAAKIAKFSPTLLSGSPTKVSGIINYHFS; translated from the coding sequence ATGTTTGAAGAATTAGTAGAAACCCAGCCGCACAGATCAAGCGGTACAAATCGCAAGAGTTATTTTCTTGTCTCAGGAGCTGTTCTTTTCTTTGGATTGACGGGAGCATTGATATTCAGTCTATTCGCGGTTGACCTTTCCCTGGACATGAATGACATGGACATGGTCGAGCTCGTCGCGCCGGTTGATACAACCCCGCCGGAGAAGCTTCCGGAACCGGAAACCGCTCCGAAAGAGCAACCGAAATCTCAGCCGGGGCCGTCTGCCGCACCGCGGATGACAATGAGGCAGGCTATAGTCGCGAGCCTTGACGAATCGCCCCGCGAAGCACCGACGGCTGTTTCGACCGTCCTAAATAGCGAAAAGGCACGTCCGACGAACGGTTATGTTCAGATCGGTAAATTTGATGCCGATGGCACTCCGGACGGCGTTGCCGGACGCGGACCAGGCGGAACCGGAACAGGTGACGGCACAGGCGGGCTGGGTGATGGAACCGCCCTCGCGAAGGTTGAGACGAACGACGAACCACCGCCACCAGTAAAGAAAGATCCGCCGGCTCCCAAGAAGCCGCTGGTACTTTCGATGGGCGTAGTGAATGGTAAGGCAACGAGTTTGCCCAAACCGGACATTCCCGTGGCAGCAAAAACTGCCAATGCAGCCGGCACGGTCAGCGTTCAGGTACTTATCGATGAAAAAGGAAATGTTATCTCTGCGAATGCAGTTTCGGGCAATATTCTGCTGAGAAGTGCTTCGGAGTCTGCCGCGAAGATCGCCAAATTCAGCCCCACGCTTCTATCGGGTTCCCCGACAAAGGTTTCGGGAATAATAAACTACCATTTCTCGTGA
- a CDS encoding molybdopterin-dependent oxidoreductase — translation MKNIDSKSHVRGESVYLDDIPVVRGTLYACVFDSLVAHGKLKSIDTSAAEISEGVFRVITAKDLIGENQIGGIVPDEPLLAEGEVHFQGMPIAVVVAESEELARKAAKKLKVEIDELAPVTDPRVAAANGDLIVPPKKFVMGSTADAFSTCEHIFEGKAEINGQEHLYIETQGAYAVPTENGGLRVYSSTQGPTAVQRAVCRVTGLAMHEVEVDVQRLGGGFGGKEDQANAWAGIVAVAAQLTKRPVKYALHRMEDMRMTGKRHPYSADYKIGLDKDLKIVAYEASFYQNAGASCDLSPPVLERTLFHCTNSYFIPNVTATAYCCRTNLPPNTAFRGFGGPQGMFVIESAIAHAADKIGVSAAEIQRRNLLESGDEFPYGQIAVSEAVTSWEQADNTYGLAYMYREADEFNANSRYFKKGVAMMPICFGISFTKTPMNQARSLVHVYTDGSVAVSTGAVEMGQGVNTKMAQVAAKVFGLELADIRVHTTNTLRIANTSPTAASAAADLNGKATQIACETIRERLLEIALPLIEAASVDDLSIENGMVHRSGEKTSLSWQTLVMEAHLKRVNLSEHSHYATPGIGFDWSTAKGHPFAYHVYGTAIVGVTVDCLRGRYEVDYVKCCHDFGTSMNTAVDLGQIEGGIVQGLGWMTMEEVAYDEKGKLRSNALSTYKVPDIYSVPKEIAVLPLQTEKNNLAIFNSKAVGEPPLMYGIGAYFAIRNAVKAFRECEPDFDCPFTPEKVLMNLYPAG, via the coding sequence TTGAAAAACATCGATTCAAAATCCCACGTTCGCGGCGAATCCGTTTATTTGGATGACATTCCGGTTGTCCGCGGGACGCTGTATGCGTGTGTTTTTGATTCGCTAGTTGCTCACGGGAAGCTGAAGAGTATTGACACGAGTGCGGCAGAAATTTCAGAAGGTGTTTTCAGAGTTATAACTGCAAAAGACCTGATCGGCGAGAATCAGATCGGCGGGATCGTGCCGGATGAGCCTTTGCTGGCAGAGGGCGAGGTGCATTTTCAGGGGATGCCGATCGCGGTCGTAGTTGCGGAATCAGAGGAACTGGCAAGAAAAGCCGCTAAGAAGCTCAAGGTTGAGATCGACGAACTAGCTCCTGTCACCGACCCGCGAGTTGCGGCCGCGAATGGCGATCTGATCGTACCGCCGAAGAAATTCGTCATGGGCTCGACCGCCGACGCTTTTAGCACCTGTGAACATATCTTCGAGGGTAAAGCCGAGATAAACGGACAGGAACATCTTTATATCGAGACGCAGGGGGCGTATGCGGTCCCGACTGAAAACGGCGGTTTGAGGGTATATTCTTCGACCCAGGGCCCGACGGCGGTGCAGCGTGCAGTTTGCCGAGTTACCGGTCTTGCAATGCATGAGGTCGAGGTCGATGTTCAGCGGCTGGGCGGTGGTTTTGGCGGCAAGGAAGATCAGGCTAACGCGTGGGCCGGGATCGTCGCGGTCGCTGCACAGCTTACTAAACGTCCGGTAAAATATGCCCTTCATCGTATGGAAGACATGCGGATGACCGGCAAACGGCATCCGTATTCCGCCGATTACAAGATCGGCCTCGATAAAGACCTGAAGATCGTCGCCTACGAAGCCAGCTTTTATCAAAACGCCGGTGCATCCTGCGACCTCTCGCCTCCGGTGCTGGAACGCACGCTTTTTCACTGCACAAATTCCTATTTCATTCCGAACGTCACCGCAACCGCCTATTGCTGCCGCACAAATCTACCGCCGAATACAGCATTTCGCGGTTTCGGCGGGCCGCAAGGAATGTTCGTCATCGAATCAGCGATCGCTCACGCTGCCGATAAAATTGGCGTTTCAGCCGCCGAGATCCAGCGGCGAAACCTGCTCGAATCGGGGGACGAGTTTCCGTACGGCCAGATCGCCGTGAGCGAAGCTGTAACGAGCTGGGAACAAGCTGACAACACATACGGTTTGGCATATATGTATCGCGAGGCCGACGAATTCAACGCAAATTCCAGGTACTTCAAGAAAGGCGTCGCCATGATGCCGATCTGTTTTGGCATCTCATTTACCAAAACGCCGATGAATCAGGCGCGTTCTCTGGTCCACGTTTACACTGACGGCAGCGTCGCGGTCTCGACGGGAGCGGTTGAAATGGGCCAGGGCGTTAATACAAAAATGGCACAGGTCGCGGCGAAGGTTTTCGGGCTCGAACTCGCCGATATTCGCGTCCACACAACCAACACTTTACGTATCGCTAACACCTCGCCGACCGCCGCCTCGGCCGCCGCTGACCTTAATGGCAAAGCGACGCAGATCGCATGTGAAACGATCCGAGAACGACTGCTTGAGATCGCTCTTCCGCTCATCGAGGCAGCGAGCGTCGACGACCTTTCGATCGAGAACGGCATGGTTCACCGCTCCGGAGAAAAGACCTCGCTCTCGTGGCAAACGCTCGTCATGGAAGCCCACCTGAAACGTGTAAACCTAAGCGAGCATTCGCATTACGCAACGCCCGGCATCGGTTTCGACTGGTCAACAGCTAAGGGCCATCCGTTCGCGTATCACGTTTACGGGACGGCGATCGTGGGTGTGACGGTCGATTGCCTTCGCGGGCGTTACGAGGTCGACTATGTGAAATGCTGCCATGATTTTGGCACGTCGATGAACACCGCCGTCGATCTCGGCCAGATCGAAGGCGGCATCGTTCAGGGCCTCGGCTGGATGACAATGGAAGAGGTCGCTTACGATGAAAAGGGCAAGCTGCGCTCAAACGCCCTCTCGACCTACAAGGTGCCCGACATCTATTCCGTCCCAAAAGAGATCGCGGTGCTTCCGTTACAAACGGAAAAGAACAACCTCGCCATCTTCAACTCAAAAGCCGTCGGCGAACCGCCGCTGATGTATGGGATCGGCGCGTATTTTGCGATCCGCAATGCCGTTAAGGCGTTCCGCGAATGCGAACCCGATTTCGACTGCCCGTTCACGCCGGAAAAGGTGCTGATGAATCTATATCCGGCAGGCTAA
- a CDS encoding VanW family protein, with product MDSKNVSKPTKRSYLRSLLGREYYTVRRQIKWLANSRSFGRQEPETKLEHSIFRHKTMMLRPLRDVEMYLQHNKITNLRLAIAPITGVVIRPRQSFSIWKMVGRPTASKGFLEGLVLHNGKIEKGIGGGLCQLGNLLYWIALHSPLTVTERYRHGFDVFPDINRKIPFACGATLAYNYIDLQLRNDTDAAFRIDLWIDDEYLNGELTSDREKEFEFEVFETDHLIKMQPWGGYTRHNRIWQRRTSLIDGMTSEQLITENHAIMMYNPLLTA from the coding sequence ATGGACAGCAAGAACGTCTCTAAGCCAACTAAACGCAGTTATTTACGCAGCCTGCTCGGGCGCGAATATTATACGGTGCGGCGCCAGATTAAGTGGCTTGCCAACTCCCGCTCGTTTGGCCGTCAGGAACCTGAGACAAAGCTCGAACACTCGATTTTTCGCCACAAAACGATGATGCTGCGGCCGCTTCGGGATGTGGAGATGTATCTGCAGCACAACAAGATCACAAATTTGCGGCTCGCGATCGCACCTATCACTGGTGTGGTGATCCGTCCCAGGCAGAGTTTTTCTATCTGGAAAATGGTCGGCCGCCCGACAGCGTCAAAGGGCTTTCTCGAAGGCCTCGTGCTTCACAACGGCAAGATCGAAAAAGGCATCGGCGGCGGGCTTTGTCAGCTTGGGAATCTGCTGTATTGGATCGCTCTGCATTCGCCGCTCACGGTGACCGAACGCTATCGCCACGGCTTTGACGTCTTCCCGGACATCAACCGCAAGATACCGTTCGCCTGCGGTGCCACGCTCGCCTACAACTACATCGATCTACAGCTTCGCAACGATACCGATGCGGCATTCAGGATCGATCTCTGGATAGACGATGAATATTTGAACGGTGAGCTGACGTCGGACCGCGAGAAGGAATTTGAATTCGAGGTCTTCGAGACCGACCACCTGATCAAAATGCAGCCATGGGGCGGCTATACGCGCCACAACCGCATCTGGCAGCGCCGCACGAGCCTCATCGACGGGATGACATCCGAACAACTCATAACCGAAAACCACGCCATCATGATGTACAATCCGCTCCTCACCGCGTGA
- the gcvT gene encoding glycine cleavage system aminomethyltransferase GcvT, which produces MLETELKKTPLNAAHRELGGRMVDFGGWDMPVQYPAGVIEEHMRCRTRSGLFDVSHMGEIWVEGPDATAFVNRLTTNDVTKLIDGQAHYSALTNQNGGVVDDLLVYRFSHDRLLLVVNAGTTEKDWAWIKSHHSEHDDLGLRNASSDYCQIAVQGPDATGILQKLTGTDLGAIKYYHFTTGQVDGVDAIISRTGYTGEDGFEVYASPEHAEHLWKKLLETGEYGDPEGILPCGLAARNTLRLEAAMSLYGHELGDDITPLEAGLGWITKLQKGDFIGSAALAAQKEAGLKRKIVGFEMTEPGIARDGFDVYVGDEKVGIVTSGSPAPYLKKNIGLAFLPLEFANVGQEIKIDVRGRHIGAIVVPTPFYKRAK; this is translated from the coding sequence ATGTTAGAAACAGAACTAAAAAAGACGCCGCTGAATGCAGCACATCGGGAACTTGGCGGAAGAATGGTCGATTTTGGCGGCTGGGATATGCCGGTCCAGTATCCTGCAGGCGTGATCGAGGAACACATGCGCTGCCGCACGCGTTCGGGCCTTTTTGATGTCTCGCACATGGGCGAGATCTGGGTCGAAGGACCTGATGCGACCGCCTTTGTAAATCGTCTCACAACAAACGATGTCACAAAACTTATTGACGGCCAGGCACACTACTCGGCTCTCACAAACCAGAACGGCGGTGTTGTCGATGACTTGCTCGTTTACCGTTTTAGCCACGATAGGCTGCTACTCGTTGTAAACGCAGGAACGACCGAGAAGGATTGGGCTTGGATCAAGTCGCATCATTCGGAACATGACGACCTTGGCTTACGAAATGCCTCTTCCGACTATTGTCAGATAGCCGTCCAGGGGCCGGATGCAACGGGTATCCTGCAGAAACTGACCGGAACCGATCTCGGCGCGATCAAGTACTATCACTTCACGACCGGCCAGGTTGACGGCGTTGACGCGATCATCTCGCGTACCGGTTACACGGGCGAAGACGGTTTCGAGGTCTACGCCTCACCCGAACACGCCGAGCATCTCTGGAAAAAGCTCCTCGAGACGGGCGAATACGGCGATCCCGAAGGCATCCTTCCCTGCGGACTGGCCGCGAGAAATACGCTGCGTCTGGAGGCCGCTATGTCCCTCTACGGCCACGAACTCGGCGACGACATAACGCCTCTCGAAGCCGGCCTTGGCTGGATAACCAAGTTACAGAAGGGAGACTTTATCGGGTCGGCAGCACTGGCAGCTCAGAAAGAAGCCGGATTGAAGCGAAAGATAGTGGGCTTTGAGATGACAGAGCCAGGAATCGCCCGCGATGGTTTTGACGTTTACGTTGGCGACGAAAAGGTTGGCATCGTCACGAGCGGCAGTCCTGCTCCATATCTCAAAAAGAACATCGGTCTCGCGTTTTTGCCTCTGGAGTTTGCAAATGTCGGACAAGAAATTAAAATTGACGTTAGGGGCCGACACATTGGGGCAATAGTAGTTCCGACGCCTTTCTATAAGCGGGCAAAATGA
- the gcvPA gene encoding aminomethyl-transferring glycine dehydrogenase subunit GcvPA, whose product MRYIPNSPEERDEMLSVVGLSNAKDLFRSIPENVQLNRALNVTDPLAESEVISAMEAMAAKNTAATKPSFLGAGVYSHFSPTIVDHLIQRSEFFTSYTPYQPEISQGTLQYIFEFQTLVCQLTGMEVANASMYDGSTAMAEAYLMAQRVTRREKIVVAKSVHPEYREVAATYDQHGDSEIVEIDFDEHSGRISGLEALDDKTAALVVQSPNFFGCIEDLKSLADAAHAVGALFVVAVTEAISFGLLRSPGECGADIVVGEGQSWGIPMSFGGPHLGLFATQETFVRNMPGRLCGVAYDKNGNRGFVLTLSTREQHIRREKATSNICTNQGLIALAATIYMESMGRKGLQEVAEQNAQKAAYAAKQIAAVDGFELAFSAPFFNEFVVRAPKPAAVILENIRANNGIVGGLALSKYYGGHDNDLLVCVTETNTRNQIDHLVKSLANV is encoded by the coding sequence ATGAGATATATTCCAAATTCGCCCGAAGAAAGAGACGAAATGCTTAGCGTTGTCGGTCTCTCGAACGCAAAAGATCTTTTCCGCTCGATACCAGAAAATGTTCAGCTTAACCGTGCCTTGAATGTGACCGATCCGCTTGCGGAATCCGAAGTCATCTCGGCAATGGAAGCGATGGCTGCGAAGAACACCGCTGCGACCAAACCCTCGTTTTTAGGAGCGGGCGTTTATTCACATTTTTCGCCGACAATCGTCGATCATTTGATCCAGAGATCGGAATTTTTCACATCCTATACGCCCTATCAGCCTGAGATCTCGCAGGGGACGCTGCAGTACATTTTCGAATTCCAAACCCTCGTCTGCCAACTTACCGGGATGGAGGTTGCGAATGCCTCGATGTACGATGGCTCGACCGCCATGGCAGAGGCGTACCTTATGGCTCAGCGCGTAACTCGCCGGGAAAAGATCGTTGTCGCAAAAAGCGTACATCCTGAATACCGTGAGGTTGCCGCGACCTATGATCAGCACGGCGACAGCGAGATCGTCGAGATCGATTTTGACGAGCATAGTGGACGAATTAGCGGTCTCGAAGCTCTGGATGACAAGACCGCGGCGTTGGTCGTACAGTCACCCAATTTTTTTGGATGCATCGAAGATCTGAAGTCTTTGGCCGATGCGGCACATGCAGTTGGAGCGTTGTTCGTTGTGGCAGTGACAGAGGCGATATCGTTCGGCCTGCTTAGATCGCCTGGCGAATGCGGTGCTGATATTGTGGTGGGCGAAGGCCAATCGTGGGGCATCCCGATGAGTTTCGGCGGCCCGCATCTCGGCCTGTTTGCCACGCAGGAAACATTCGTTCGCAACATGCCGGGCCGACTGTGCGGCGTCGCATATGACAAGAACGGCAACCGCGGCTTCGTGCTTACATTATCGACCCGCGAACAGCACATCCGCCGAGAAAAAGCGACATCCAACATCTGCACTAACCAGGGATTGATCGCCCTGGCGGCAACGATCTATATGGAATCGATGGGCAGAAAAGGCCTGCAGGAAGTCGCGGAGCAGAATGCTCAAAAAGCGGCGTATGCTGCAAAACAGATCGCAGCCGTAGACGGATTTGAGCTTGCATTTTCGGCACCGTTCTTCAATGAATTTGTCGTTCGTGCCCCGAAACCGGCGGCTGTCATCCTGGAGAATATTCGAGCCAACAACGGGATCGTTGGCGGCCTCGCTCTTTCAAAATACTACGGTGGGCATGACAACGATCTTCTGGTCTGCGTGACGGAAACGAATACGCGTAACCAGATCGACCACCTCGTGAAGAGCCTGGCGAATGTCTAG
- the gcvH gene encoding glycine cleavage system protein GcvH, translated as MSNIPENLRYSKDHEWVAVVGDTATIGITDYAQHSLGDVVYIDMPRVGDKLNAHEAFGSVESVKAVSEVFTPLAGEVTEVNDGINDTPEAVNNDPYNAGWMIKVKLDNPGDADAMLSAEEYEEYLAASA; from the coding sequence ATGTCAAACATTCCTGAAAATCTACGTTATAGCAAAGACCACGAGTGGGTCGCTGTTGTTGGCGATACTGCTACGATCGGCATCACCGATTACGCTCAACATTCGCTCGGCGACGTGGTCTACATTGATATGCCCCGCGTCGGCGACAAGCTAAACGCTCACGAAGCTTTCGGCTCGGTCGAGTCGGTCAAAGCCGTGTCCGAAGTCTTCACGCCGCTTGCCGGCGAGGTAACCGAGGTAAATGACGGTATTAACGATACGCCGGAAGCCGTAAATAACGACCCGTATAATGCTGGATGGATGATCAAGGTCAAGCTCGATAATCCGGGCGATGCCGACGCGATGCTGTCCGCAGAAGAATATGAAGAGTATCTCGCTGCCTCCGCATAA
- a CDS encoding TonB family protein has protein sequence MFDQLVESEPQGADFKNRRRYFMVSSVVVGVLFTTAVVISIFASDYGLGNGNFELVEMIAPVAPEAAEPEVREQRPPASSSSQSNIPTRQVNMARVDEPTIAPTSVSTAPNTALARPQFGQYKIGTIDIDTGTPGGIGREPNTSGPSTSTLGETLSKSEKVEPEDTTPPPAIRKPAVKPPAISKGVLNGIAKDLPKPNYSATARQVGAQGQVSVQVTIDETGRVISANAISGHILLRPEAERAARGARFSPTLLSDVPVKVTGVITYNFVK, from the coding sequence ATGTTTGATCAATTGGTAGAAAGCGAACCACAAGGAGCGGACTTCAAAAACCGCCGTCGTTATTTTATGGTCTCATCGGTCGTCGTCGGAGTGCTCTTTACGACCGCAGTCGTTATTAGTATCTTTGCCTCGGATTACGGTCTTGGAAATGGAAATTTCGAACTTGTAGAAATGATCGCCCCGGTTGCTCCGGAAGCAGCCGAACCGGAAGTCCGCGAGCAGCGGCCGCCTGCGAGTTCATCCTCGCAAAGCAACATCCCAACCAGGCAGGTAAATATGGCGAGGGTCGATGAACCAACGATCGCCCCGACGTCCGTCTCAACCGCCCCGAATACGGCGTTGGCAAGGCCGCAGTTCGGGCAATACAAGATAGGTACGATCGACATCGACACAGGAACCCCAGGCGGAATCGGCCGCGAACCAAACACGTCGGGACCGAGCACCTCTACCCTCGGTGAAACTCTCTCGAAATCCGAAAAGGTGGAACCAGAAGATACGACACCGCCGCCCGCGATCAGAAAGCCCGCCGTTAAGCCGCCGGCCATATCTAAAGGCGTATTAAACGGAATTGCGAAGGACCTACCGAAGCCGAACTATTCAGCTACAGCAAGACAGGTTGGAGCCCAAGGCCAGGTCAGTGTCCAGGTTACGATCGATGAAACGGGCCGTGTAATTTCGGCAAATGCAATAAGCGGCCACATCCTGCTTCGCCCGGAAGCCGAACGTGCCGCTCGCGGAGCACGCTTTTCTCCGACATTGCTTTCCGATGTTCCCGTCAAGGTTACAGGTGTGATCACTTACAACTTCGTTAAGTAA
- a CDS encoding XdhC family protein, translating to MSKELELWQFIEAQLRGAERVMLLVVADSSGSSPGRAGYKMAVGKNGELCGSIGGGSMEVKLVERAKALLTEREAEATVFPFTEIIDQVHRRDSNNSSGMICSGRQTVILRELAPSDLTTVERIIESFFENWGYLLIVDYTFFSAAPNFCGTGRLEPGGYEPISFRRDEDGFTYSEELNQSEQLYIIGGGHCALALSELAAKLNFRISIFDDRPELNTIAKNEFADEVVIIDNYEEIGRHIESGERTYVAVMTLGYASDAVVIRKLIDHDFKYFGVLGSRAKMATLFKELRAEGVSGERLSLIRTPIGLSINSQTPEEIAVSIAAEIISFKNA from the coding sequence GTGTCCAAAGAACTCGAATTATGGCAGTTTATCGAAGCACAGCTCAGAGGAGCTGAACGGGTGATGCTGCTCGTCGTCGCCGACAGCTCAGGCAGTAGTCCCGGCCGTGCCGGCTACAAAATGGCGGTCGGAAAGAACGGCGAATTGTGCGGCAGCATCGGCGGCGGCTCGATGGAAGTGAAGCTTGTTGAACGAGCGAAAGCTCTTCTGACAGAACGGGAAGCGGAAGCGACGGTTTTCCCTTTTACAGAGATCATCGACCAGGTGCATCGACGGGACTCGAATAATTCAAGTGGAATGATCTGTTCGGGGCGGCAGACTGTAATACTCAGGGAGTTAGCTCCGAGCGACCTCACCACAGTTGAGCGGATCATCGAGTCCTTTTTCGAGAACTGGGGATACCTGTTGATCGTCGATTACACGTTTTTTAGCGCCGCACCGAACTTTTGCGGAACCGGCAGGCTCGAGCCCGGCGGATATGAGCCGATAAGCTTTCGCCGAGACGAGGATGGATTTACCTATTCAGAAGAGCTGAACCAAAGCGAACAACTCTACATCATCGGCGGCGGGCATTGTGCTCTGGCTTTGAGCGAACTGGCGGCGAAGTTGAATTTTCGGATCAGTATTTTCGACGACCGGCCGGAGTTGAACACGATCGCGAAGAATGAGTTCGCGGACGAGGTTGTGATCATCGATAACTACGAGGAGATAGGTAGGCATATCGAATCTGGCGAGCGTACGTACGTTGCCGTGATGACGCTCGGATATGCCTCGGATGCGGTAGTTATCAGAAAGCTTATTGATCACGACTTCAAATATTTCGGCGTACTCGGAAGCCGTGCGAAGATGGCTACACTATTTAAAGAACTGCGAGCTGAGGGCGTTAGCGGAGAACGACTATCGCTGATACGCACACCGATCGGGCTCTCGATCAATAGCCAAACGCCCGAAGAGATCGCAGTTTCGATCGCGGCGGAGATCATTTCGTTTAAGAACGCGTAA
- a CDS encoding DUF512 domain-containing protein produces the protein MYEFAVTPAVTQLRRPGVIITEVAPESLAEELELEPNDRIVRVNGRLVRDYLDFRFQTAGETDLTFQVKKPDGETIEIEFDRDESEDFGLMFEQIVPRQCANECLFCFCKGNPEDARPSLFVRDEDIRLSFLYGNYTTLSSITEDEMKRIIEQRLSPQYVSVHATDLKTRAYLLGVEESRADISDKLERLLAADIELHAQVVLCPEINDGAVLEKTLRDLAAHYPKVVSTAVVPVALTRYNTDERLTRVTPEFCRRTVKEVEKLQKEFRKTLGVTFAFLGDEIYIKGGLEIPSRRHYGNYPQIEDGVGMVRSFVNSFEKFLTSAKEQNSARVDLRTHAAALVPNAEFIPPAYAGGSDFGTILTGEMFAPILREQIEKYNELIGSRLHVLAVPNTYFGGDVSVAGLLTGQDFMAVRDRIVGDFVTIPKITIKSDEPIFLDGMKFEDLQQQFPVPIIPVDTEILISMLEQKKADR, from the coding sequence ATGTACGAATTTGCCGTTACACCAGCCGTTACTCAGCTTCGCCGTCCGGGCGTGATCATTACAGAGGTCGCGCCGGAGAGTCTCGCCGAGGAGCTAGAACTTGAGCCAAATGACCGCATCGTCAGGGTTAACGGCAGACTGGTTCGTGATTATTTGGACTTCAGATTTCAGACTGCGGGAGAAACGGACCTTACGTTTCAGGTCAAAAAGCCTGACGGTGAGACGATCGAGATCGAATTCGACCGCGATGAGTCCGAAGATTTCGGCTTGATGTTCGAGCAGATCGTCCCGCGGCAATGTGCAAACGAATGCCTGTTCTGCTTCTGCAAAGGCAATCCTGAAGACGCACGCCCGTCGCTTTTTGTCCGCGATGAAGACATTCGCCTCTCGTTCCTTTACGGCAATTACACAACTCTGTCGTCGATAACCGAGGACGAGATGAAACGCATCATCGAACAGCGTTTGTCGCCGCAATATGTTTCGGTTCACGCGACGGATCTTAAAACGCGGGCGTATTTGCTTGGTGTCGAAGAATCTCGTGCGGATATCTCGGATAAATTGGAACGCCTGCTTGCCGCGGATATCGAACTTCATGCACAGGTCGTTCTTTGTCCCGAGATCAACGACGGAGCGGTCCTCGAAAAGACACTCCGTGATCTTGCCGCTCACTATCCTAAGGTCGTTTCGACAGCCGTGGTTCCGGTTGCTTTGACCCGCTACAACACCGACGAAAGATTGACCCGCGTAACTCCGGAATTCTGCCGTCGAACGGTAAAAGAAGTCGAAAAGCTGCAAAAGGAATTTCGAAAAACGCTCGGCGTTACTTTCGCGTTCTTAGGCGACGAGATCTATATAAAGGGAGGTCTCGAAATTCCGTCGCGACGGCATTACGGCAACTATCCTCAGATCGAGGACGGCGTCGGAATGGTGCGGTCGTTTGTGAATTCGTTCGAGAAATTCTTAACCTCAGCCAAAGAGCAGAATTCGGCGAGAGTTGACCTACGTACACACGCGGCCGCTTTGGTTCCCAATGCTGAGTTTATTCCGCCCGCTTACGCAGGCGGTTCTGACTTTGGCACTATCCTTACCGGTGAGATGTTCGCCCCGATCCTGCGCGAGCAGATCGAGAAATACAATGAACTTATCGGCTCGCGGCTTCACGTCTTAGCGGTTCCAAATACATATTTCGGCGGTGACGTTTCGGTTGCGGGATTGTTGACGGGACAGGATTTCATGGCTGTCAGGGACCGGATCGTCGGTGATTTTGTGACTATCCCGAAGATAACAATTAAGTCAGACGAGCCTATTTTCCTGGACGGAATGAAGTTCGAAGATCTTCAACAACAGTTTCCGGTCCCAATTATTCCGGTTGATACGGAGATCCTGATCTCGATGCTCGAACAAAAAAAGGCGGATCGTTAG